CCCGACCGGAGGGTGAGCAGCGTGATCTCGCTCGGTGCGAAGACCCGGAAGGGCGGCCCCCAGAAGCCGGTGCCCCGGCTGGTGTAGAGCTGGGTCCGCTCCCCGTGTCGGCTCAGGCCGTGCACCACCGGCTGGTCGATCCGGACCAGGAAGTTGAACGGCCAGATCTGGCCGCCGTGGGTGTGCCCGGAGATCTGCAGGTCGATGCCGGCGGCAGCGGCCTGGGGAACGTACTTGGGCTGGTGGGCGACGAGCAGCACCGGTCGGGCCGGGTCCGCCCCCGCCAGGGCGCCGAGCAGGTTCGCGCGGTGTCCGGCCAGGCCGGAGGACTCCGCGGTCACGTCGTCCACGCCCGCGAGTACGAGGGCGTCCCCACCGCGCTCCACCACGACATGGCGGTTGTGCAGCGGCTCCCAGCCCAGTTCGCCCATGCGGTCCAGCCAGCCCTGGGCCTCTCCGGAGTACTCGTGGTTCCCCGTGACGTAGACCTTGGCCAGCCTTGCCCGGACCGTTCCGAGCGGCGCGGACTGCTCCCGGCGCTGGACGGGCGTGCCGTCGGCGATGTCGCCGGCGTGGATGACGACGTCCGCGTCGAGCGCGTTGACCGCCCCGGCGACCCGCGCCGACCAGTGCGCCCGGTCGATCGGCCCGTAGTGGGTGTCGGCCAGTACGACGACACGGGTCCCGTCCAGGCCGCCGCCGAGGCGCGGGACGTGGACGTCCAGCCGCTTCACCCGGGGCACCCGCATGGCCTCGTGGTGGCCCCAGGCCAGCAGCCCGGCCGAGACCACGGCGACGGCCACGGCCACGGTCCTGGCCCGGCCGGCGCCGCCGACGTCGAGCCCGATCAGCAGGAGGTGCACCAGGCCGCCCAGCAGCGACCAGGTGAACAGCACCCAGATCACCCCGAGGGAGGTGTCCGCGACGCGGGCGGCCCGGTCGGCCCGCCGCGGCCCGTGGCCCGCGACCATCAGGAAGGGGAAGGAGACCAGCCAGGCGGCGAAGACGGCCGTGCCGGCCAGGAAGACCGGGAACGGCCAGGCGGTGCCGGAGGCGAACAGCGTCAGCCAGGGCGGGAGGCACAGCACCAGCAGAACGAGGACGAGCACGACCAGCCGCCGGCGCATTGATCGCCGAGGCCTCGCCTTCTCGTCCGGGGCACCCGTACCCGGCCCGGGTGCCGCCTCCGTCCCAGGTCGGGCGCCGGTCTCGACGCTCTCCGACTCCCCGGGGGCCGACCGGAGGTCCGACTCCGACCCGATGGATCCGCTGTCTGTCACTGTGCCGCCCCTCACGTCCGCTGCTCCCATCATCCGGCACGCGGCAGGCGCCGGAACCGTCCGGGTGCCGTCGGTCCGCCCTGTGGTCGGTCCGTGCCGTCGGTCCGCCCTGCGACCGGGGAGCGCCCGGCCGCCGTCCCGCGTCCACCCACCCAGGGCCGGGCCCTCGACGCACGTCCGGGGGCGCGCCGGCCGGGTTCCTCGATCGCGGGGAGCTCCCGTTCGTACGTCCCGGCCCGGTCGCAGCGGGTCACCCGTGGTCGGGGGCCACGGTCGACGTACGGCGTTGCTCCAACCAGTTCTGGCTCAGGTGGGCCCACACCCCCTGGTACTCCTGGAAGACCGGCTCCAGCCGGTCGTAGGTGAGCGCGTCGGCGGGCGTCGAGGCCACGAGGAACTCGAGATCATCGGCGAGGCGCTGGAACCTGTACTGCGTGTCCTCCATCAGGACCGATCGTGACCTCCAGTTGAAGAACGGCTCGATGGCTCCGAAGAGGGTGACGCACGCGACCAGGGCGAAGGCCAGGCCCGCCCACAGGTTCAGGCTCTGCAGTCCCAGGATGATGGTCGACGCAGCCGACAGCGACAGCGTCGTCACCTTGAGAACGGAGGAAGCCAGACGGAACCGCTTCTTCCTCCGACGGGCGTACTCGTTGCCCTGCCGGATCTTCCCGAGCAGCCGACCGGCTGCCTCCACGGGATCCAGCCCGGCGTTCACAACAGGACCGTCAGATCCCATGCTCTCCCCCAAAATCCATGCGTCCCGCGCAATCGGCAGGCGTGGCCAGACCCCAGGCTTTCGCGCGGTACCTCGGCGAGCCCCCCGGCCGCTTCGCCGATCCGGCCGCTCCCCTCCCGTGCCCGTCGTCCCGTCGTCCGTCGGCGCTTGTTCTTGAATGGGCGCTCAGGTATGTTCTCCGCATGCCCAGGCCCCGCGAGTTCGAACCCGACGCCGTGCTGAACCAGGCCATGCTGCGGTTCTGGGAGCGCGGCTATCGGGCCACCTCGATCGAGGATCTCGTGAAGGCGACCGGAGTGAAGCCCGGCAGCATCTACAGCGCCTTCCCCGGCGGCAAGCGTGCCCTGTTCCTGAAGTCGCTGGAGCGCTACTCCAAGCTGGTCGTCCCGCAGAAACTCGGCGAGCTGGAGGCTCCGGGCGCTTCGCTGGCGGAGCTCCGCGGGTACTTCGACGGACTGGTGGGCGATCTGCTCAGTCCCGAGGGCAGGCAGGGCTGCCTGCTGGTGAACACCGCGATCGAGAACGCCGCGGGGGACGACGAGGCCGCGGCCGTGGTGCGCGGCCACCTGGCCCGTCTGGAGCGCTGCATGACCACGGCGCTGCAGAACGCCCGCGACCGGGGTGAGGTGCGGGCCTCGGTGGATCCGGTCGGAAGCGCCAAGCTGCTGGTCGCGACCTGCCAGGGCCTGATGGTGGTGGGCAAGGCGAATCCGGACGAGGCGGTGCTGCGAGCGATCGCGGACAACGCCTTCGCCGTCCTCGCCTGACCGCCGCGCTGTCGCCCGACCTTCGGGGCGCAGCAGAAGG
The sequence above is drawn from the Kitasatospora sp. NBC_00315 genome and encodes:
- a CDS encoding metallophosphoesterase, which encodes MRRRLVVLVLVLLVLCLPPWLTLFASGTAWPFPVFLAGTAVFAAWLVSFPFLMVAGHGPRRADRAARVADTSLGVIWVLFTWSLLGGLVHLLLIGLDVGGAGRARTVAVAVAVVSAGLLAWGHHEAMRVPRVKRLDVHVPRLGGGLDGTRVVVLADTHYGPIDRAHWSARVAGAVNALDADVVIHAGDIADGTPVQRREQSAPLGTVRARLAKVYVTGNHEYSGEAQGWLDRMGELGWEPLHNRHVVVERGGDALVLAGVDDVTAESSGLAGHRANLLGALAGADPARPVLLVAHQPKYVPQAAAAGIDLQISGHTHGGQIWPFNFLVRIDQPVVHGLSRHGERTQLYTSRGTGFWGPPFRVFAPSEITLLTLRSGSTSATAPRTGDTTAADTGSGVSGSVDHG
- a CDS encoding TetR/AcrR family transcriptional regulator gives rise to the protein MPRPREFEPDAVLNQAMLRFWERGYRATSIEDLVKATGVKPGSIYSAFPGGKRALFLKSLERYSKLVVPQKLGELEAPGASLAELRGYFDGLVGDLLSPEGRQGCLLVNTAIENAAGDDEAAAVVRGHLARLERCMTTALQNARDRGEVRASVDPVGSAKLLVATCQGLMVVGKANPDEAVLRAIADNAFAVLA
- a CDS encoding SLATT domain-containing protein translates to MNAGLDPVEAAGRLLGKIRQGNEYARRRKKRFRLASSVLKVTTLSLSAASTIILGLQSLNLWAGLAFALVACVTLFGAIEPFFNWRSRSVLMEDTQYRFQRLADDLEFLVASTPADALTYDRLEPVFQEYQGVWAHLSQNWLEQRRTSTVAPDHG